Sequence from the Armatimonadota bacterium genome:
ACCACAAGAAAGAGGAAGATGTGCTGTTCCCGGCGATGGTGTCGGCTGGAGTGCCGAGCGGAGGAGGGTCGATCGGGGTGATGCTTGCCGAGCACGAGGAGGGCAGGCGGCTGACGCGGGCGATGCGCGGAGCCGCAGAGAAGCTGGCTGCTGGCCAGGTCGAAGCCAGAGGCGCGGTCATTGAGAATGCGAGCGCCTACATCATCTTGCTGAGGCAGCATATCGCCAAGGAGGATGGAGTCCTGTTCCCCATAGCAGAGCGGGTCATACCGCCGGCCGAGCAAGCGGAGCTGGCGGCAGCCTTCGACCGGGTCGAGCTGGAGGAGACAGGTGAGGGGGTTCACGAGAAGTACCTTGGCATGGCAGATCAGCTGGAGCAAGAGGCGAGAGGGTAGACAGGTCCTTTCCAAGCAGCGTCCAAGCGCTGCCCAAACACGAGCTAGGTTGACCGCCGCGTCTCACAATCGCGAAGAGGGAACGTCGAACCAGGGGTGGCGTATGTGGATCGCAGTACTCGTTCTGCTGCTACTCGGTGCGCAGTTGAATCTCACGGCCCTGGTGCCCCTCCAGCCCGGCGGCACCCCGCCCCCTTGGTGGGTTGGAGGCCGCCTTATCTGGCCGTTCGCCGTCGAGACGCGGACCCTTGTGCCCCCTGGGGATCTGCTGAATGCTGTCACGCCCATCCTCGGGGCCGTGGCAGGTGCGTGCCTGCTCATGGCGGGAGCGGCTCTGCTCGGCCGGTGGGTCCCGCCCAACTGGTTCCCTTGGCTGGTGACCCTTGGGGCGGTCGCGTCGATCGTGCTCCAGGTCATCTGGATTTCGCACTGGGCGGTCCTCCCGCTGCTTGTCGATGCCGCGCTGCTGTGGGCGGTGCTGGGGATGCGCGTGACCGTCGCGGCGCTCCGTGGCTAGGGGCGAGGCAGCGGGCCGCTGATGCGCCGGACGTTAGGTGGCCTCAGGGATAGGCTGGAGGACACTTGAAGGTCGGGGACTTGATTCGACCCCGGGAGAAGGACGGGTGGCGCCTGGTTCGGAACCCGGGGGAGCCATCGACAGTACAAGCATCCGAACAAGCCAGGGACTGTGACCTTGGCTGGCAAGATGAACCTGGATGTGACGCCGGGT
This genomic interval carries:
- a CDS encoding hemerythrin, which gives rise to MEATRILMEEHRIIERVLGALELATRRLETDHLVGAAFFVATADFIKGFADGCHHKKEEDVLFPAMVSAGVPSGGGSIGVMLAEHEEGRRLTRAMRGAAEKLAAGQVEARGAVIENASAYIILLRQHIAKEDGVLFPIAERVIPPAEQAELAAAFDRVELEETGEGVHEKYLGMADQLEQEARG